One Pseudomonas muyukensis DNA segment encodes these proteins:
- the mqo gene encoding malate dehydrogenase (quinone) yields MFKKAGKTLLGLAVAASVMQAHAADTKKVDVLLVGGGIMSSTLAVWLNELEPTWSMEMVERLDGVAEESSNGWNNAGTGHSALAELNYTPEDKDGNVNITKAIEINESFQISRQFWAWQVRQGVLKNPHSFINTTPHMSFVWGDDNIKFLKKRYDALQASPLFRPMQYSEDHAQIAKWVPLMMEGRDPNQKLAVTWTPIGTDVNFGEITRQFVGSLQTKENFDLKLSTEVQDITRNEDGSWHVEYKNLKDGTESATDAKFLFIGAGGGALKLLQKSGIPEAKEYAGFPVGGSFLVTENPTVAMQHMAKAYGIASTGAPPMSVPHLDTRVLDGKRVILFGPFATFSTKFLKNGSYLDLLSSTTTHNVWPMARVGIDQYPLVEYLAGQLMQSDDDRFAALQTYFPNAKKEDWKLWQAGQRVQIIKRDEEKGGVLKLGTEVVASQDRTIAGLLGASPGASTAAPIMLNVLETVFKEKVATPEWQAKIKEIVPSYGTKLNASAAATQKEWDYTAEVLQLEKPPVLDQSVKTGVAPAAPVESKPANDMAL; encoded by the coding sequence ATGTTCAAGAAAGCTGGCAAGACCTTGCTGGGTCTGGCTGTCGCGGCGAGCGTCATGCAAGCGCATGCTGCCGACACCAAGAAAGTCGACGTGCTGCTGGTTGGCGGCGGCATCATGAGTTCCACCCTGGCAGTCTGGCTCAACGAGCTGGAGCCTACCTGGTCGATGGAAATGGTCGAGCGCCTGGATGGCGTCGCCGAAGAAAGCTCCAACGGCTGGAACAACGCCGGTACCGGCCACTCCGCGCTGGCCGAGCTGAACTACACCCCGGAAGACAAAGACGGCAACGTCAACATCACCAAGGCCATCGAGATCAACGAGTCGTTCCAGATCTCCCGCCAGTTCTGGGCCTGGCAGGTTCGCCAGGGCGTGCTGAAGAACCCGCACTCGTTCATCAACACCACCCCGCACATGAGCTTCGTCTGGGGCGATGACAACATCAAGTTCCTGAAGAAGCGCTACGACGCCCTGCAGGCCAGCCCGCTGTTCCGTCCGATGCAGTACTCCGAGGACCACGCGCAGATCGCCAAGTGGGTCCCGCTGATGATGGAAGGCCGTGACCCGAACCAGAAGCTGGCGGTCACCTGGACGCCAATCGGCACCGACGTCAACTTCGGCGAAATCACCCGCCAGTTCGTTGGCAGCCTGCAGACCAAAGAGAACTTCGACCTGAAGCTCTCCACCGAAGTGCAGGACATCACTCGCAACGAAGACGGTTCCTGGCACGTCGAGTACAAGAACCTGAAGGACGGTACCGAATCGGCCACCGACGCCAAGTTCCTGTTCATCGGTGCCGGCGGCGGCGCGCTGAAGCTGCTGCAGAAGTCGGGCATCCCGGAAGCCAAGGAATACGCCGGCTTCCCGGTTGGCGGCTCGTTCCTGGTAACCGAGAACCCGACCGTTGCCATGCAGCACATGGCCAAGGCCTACGGCATCGCCTCCACCGGCGCGCCACCCATGTCGGTTCCGCACCTGGACACCCGCGTGCTGGACGGCAAGCGCGTGATCCTGTTCGGGCCATTCGCCACCTTCTCGACCAAGTTCCTGAAGAACGGCTCGTACCTGGACCTGCTGAGCAGCACCACCACCCACAACGTCTGGCCGATGGCGCGCGTGGGTATCGACCAGTATCCGCTGGTCGAGTACCTCGCCGGTCAGCTGATGCAGTCCGACGACGACCGTTTCGCCGCGCTGCAGACCTACTTCCCGAACGCCAAGAAGGAAGACTGGAAACTGTGGCAGGCCGGTCAGCGCGTGCAGATCATCAAGCGTGACGAAGAGAAGGGCGGCGTGCTGAAGCTGGGCACCGAAGTGGTCGCGTCCCAGGACCGCACCATTGCCGGCCTGCTGGGCGCCTCGCCAGGTGCCTCGACCGCCGCGCCGATCATGCTCAACGTGCTGGAAACCGTGTTCAAGGAGAAGGTCGCCACCCCAGAGTGGCAGGCCAAGATCAAGGAGATCGTCCCGAGCTACGGTACCAAGCTGAACGCGTCGGCCGCTGCCACCCAGAAAGAGTGGGACTACACCGCCGAAGTGCTGCAGCTGGAGAAGCCGCCAGTGCTCGACCAGAGCGTCAAGACTGGCGTTGCCCCGGCCGCACCGGTCGAGAGCAAGCCTGCCAACGACATGGCGCTGTAA
- a CDS encoding DUF4223 family protein — MKKLIKATVAVAVVSGVALLSGCTGQVYNQPKNCSYDYLFHPSVSISKIIGGCGPIDKLPQQQ; from the coding sequence ATGAAAAAGCTGATCAAAGCTACTGTTGCTGTTGCCGTCGTTTCGGGCGTTGCCCTGCTGTCCGGCTGCACCGGCCAGGTCTACAACCAGCCTAAGAACTGCTCGTACGACTACCTGTTCCACCCATCGGTTTCCATTTCCAAGATCATCGGCGGCTGCGGCCCGATCGACAAACTGCCTCAGCAGCAGTAA
- a CDS encoding methionyl-tRNA formyltransferase, with translation MNSPKKITLFAMTEKGFAFTKNAISKFGHLITLVVIGQDEAISNDFSAEIAELCAASGVAFTYRKHFSKMETEYAIAVSWRWLIAHPAEKLIVFHDSVLPRYRGFAPLVNSLINGESEIGVTALFGASEYDRGAIIHQSAKPVSYPITIAQAITQIDQCYLECANAVLEKIASGEPLIGQAQDDSKATYSLWRDEDDYQIDWSLPAAVVRRTIDALSAPYRGAYCRVNDVPARILGAVEVEDVNIENRHIGKVIFVEAGQPVIVCGEGLIKITACISEDSGESLLPLKKFRSRFS, from the coding sequence ATGAACAGCCCAAAAAAGATCACCCTATTCGCGATGACCGAGAAGGGTTTTGCCTTCACAAAAAACGCGATATCCAAGTTTGGCCACCTGATTACTCTGGTTGTCATCGGCCAGGACGAGGCCATTTCCAATGACTTTTCCGCCGAGATCGCCGAACTGTGCGCAGCGTCCGGGGTTGCCTTCACCTATCGAAAACATTTCTCGAAAATGGAAACCGAATATGCCATCGCGGTTTCCTGGCGCTGGCTCATTGCTCATCCTGCCGAAAAGCTCATCGTCTTCCATGATTCAGTCCTCCCGCGCTACCGTGGCTTCGCCCCCTTGGTCAACTCGCTTATCAACGGCGAGAGCGAGATCGGGGTGACCGCGTTGTTTGGCGCCTCTGAGTATGACCGTGGCGCGATCATCCACCAGTCAGCAAAACCTGTCAGCTACCCGATCACCATTGCGCAAGCCATTACACAAATCGATCAGTGCTACCTTGAGTGCGCAAACGCGGTGCTCGAGAAAATAGCCAGCGGCGAGCCGCTGATCGGCCAGGCCCAGGACGACAGCAAAGCCACCTACAGCCTGTGGCGCGACGAAGACGATTACCAGATTGATTGGTCGCTACCGGCAGCCGTTGTTCGCCGCACCATCGATGCACTGTCCGCACCTTACCGAGGCGCCTACTGTCGAGTAAACGATGTCCCTGCGCGTATTCTCGGTGCCGTTGAGGTCGAGGATGTCAACATTGAAAATCGCCACATCGGCAAAGTCATTTTTGTTGAAGCTGGGCAGCCGGTAATTGTGTGCGGTGAAGGCCTTATCAAGATCACGGCCTGTATCTCGGAGGACAGCGGCGAGAGCCTCCTGCCGCTGAAAAAGTTTAGATCGCGCTTTAGCTGA
- a CDS encoding substrate-binding domain-containing protein, producing MLDGLESRLASYRLSGELGGTVHIAGPSDFIYSRIASGLAPLVAQGLKIRLHTGNRERIYSLLNSSAVDLAITASMPDERSHGFARLLTERLLLVAAPKLVKPLGKPPTAQELTNLPLIAFDEDLPLVRPVWMALFQFAPTLQAAMTIADLRIIQDLVVKGLG from the coding sequence ATGCTTGACGGCTTGGAATCGCGTCTGGCTTCTTATCGGCTCAGTGGTGAACTGGGTGGCACCGTGCACATTGCCGGCCCCTCCGACTTCATCTACTCCAGGATCGCCTCAGGGTTAGCGCCGCTCGTGGCTCAGGGCCTTAAAATTCGCCTGCACACTGGCAATCGGGAGCGCATATACAGCTTGCTCAACAGTTCGGCTGTCGATCTGGCAATTACAGCGTCGATGCCGGATGAGCGTTCGCACGGGTTTGCCCGACTGTTGACCGAACGCCTTCTGCTGGTGGCCGCCCCGAAGCTAGTAAAGCCGCTCGGTAAACCACCCACTGCCCAGGAGCTGACGAATCTCCCGCTGATTGCCTTCGACGAAGATTTGCCGCTCGTTCGGCCGGTGTGGATGGCGCTATTCCAGTTCGCTCCTACCCTCCAGGCGGCAATGACCATTGCTGATCTGCGGATCATCCAGGATCTGGTGGTGAAGGGGCTGGGCTGA
- a CDS encoding GlxA family transcriptional regulator, whose protein sequence is MKKVAILSYDGCWGMGVFAAADFFRIVALLEQHLGLAQTYAVEVLSSDGAQVRAASGHLIRPDAAITQTGGHDLLIIPPVEGARLVAGFTPEPDMLAWLTARERGGARLLAMTTGVCFLAEAGLADHRLLATHWAYVRQMKKRYPTCQFVPQQSFLQAGSIWSTGTLNGSFDALLEILALDRGDQFAQLCATHLLVSAPAQLNPILPGHRNHCDEVILRLQNWIDSHHAEAITIERMGHEVALAERTLKRRFQQATRLSPNLYVQKVRIDRAKKLLLANSLSVKAIAYEVGYENVSFFVRLFKTHVGQTPAQWRKCETLLNTFDLG, encoded by the coding sequence ATGAAAAAAGTTGCAATCCTGTCCTACGATGGATGCTGGGGCATGGGCGTTTTCGCTGCGGCAGATTTCTTCCGCATCGTTGCCTTACTCGAGCAGCATCTGGGCCTGGCACAAACCTACGCGGTCGAAGTGCTTTCCTCAGACGGAGCGCAGGTCCGTGCGGCTAGTGGCCACCTGATCCGGCCCGATGCCGCGATCACGCAGACAGGCGGACATGATCTGCTGATCATTCCACCGGTTGAAGGTGCCCGCCTTGTCGCAGGCTTTACTCCAGAGCCGGACATGCTCGCTTGGCTGACCGCTCGCGAAAGAGGCGGTGCTCGCCTGTTGGCAATGACCACTGGAGTCTGCTTTCTCGCGGAAGCTGGTCTTGCCGATCATCGACTGCTGGCTACTCACTGGGCTTATGTTCGCCAGATGAAGAAGCGATATCCAACCTGCCAATTCGTCCCTCAGCAGTCCTTTCTTCAGGCGGGCAGTATCTGGAGCACGGGGACACTAAACGGCAGTTTCGATGCGCTCCTGGAGATTCTGGCCCTGGATCGTGGTGATCAGTTCGCACAGCTGTGCGCTACCCATCTACTGGTTTCGGCGCCCGCCCAGCTCAACCCTATCCTTCCAGGTCATCGTAACCACTGTGACGAAGTGATTCTTAGGCTGCAAAACTGGATTGACTCGCACCATGCCGAGGCTATTACTATCGAGCGTATGGGGCACGAAGTCGCCCTAGCCGAACGCACCCTGAAGCGCCGCTTTCAGCAGGCCACCCGGCTTTCGCCCAACCTTTACGTGCAGAAGGTACGAATTGACAGGGCCAAGAAACTACTGCTGGCCAACAGTCTCTCGGTCAAGGCAATTGCTTATGAGGTTGGCTACGAAAATGTGAGTTTCTTCGTACGGCTTTTCAAAACACACGTCGGGCAGACTCCGGCACAGTGGCGAAAGTGTGAGACGCTGCTCAATACCTTCGATTTGGGTTGA
- a CDS encoding PaaI family thioesterase: protein MQANSTGELDLFAELLGVETMHSSFERSACRIHIAEQHRNALGGIHGGLIFSLADMAFAAACNAGSAVYIGLQAEVRYMSKAQGNVLIATATLMGASKKIAHYQVLVTDKRDTQIALFSASAYRLSE, encoded by the coding sequence ATGCAAGCAAATAGCACCGGTGAACTGGATCTTTTCGCCGAGCTTCTCGGGGTGGAGACTATGCACAGCAGCTTCGAACGTTCAGCCTGTCGGATACATATTGCCGAGCAGCACCGTAATGCATTGGGCGGCATCCACGGCGGGCTCATTTTCTCCCTGGCTGATATGGCGTTTGCCGCAGCTTGTAATGCGGGCTCTGCGGTGTACATCGGCCTGCAGGCCGAGGTTCGCTACATGAGCAAAGCGCAAGGGAATGTGCTGATCGCTACTGCAACGCTGATGGGCGCATCCAAAAAGATTGCCCATTATCAGGTTCTGGTGACGGACAAACGGGACACCCAAATCGCCCTGTTCAGTGCCTCAGCTTATCGCCTCAGCGAGTAG
- a CDS encoding alpha/beta fold hydrolase, with the protein MQELSTRHHWVETEKGRLFAQSWDPSAECGIPIVLLHDSLGCVALWRDFPARLAQASGRRVIAYDRLGFGRSSAYPGKLPPSFIEDEAHGGFRALCQQLSLNQFALFGHSVGGGMAVGCAAAYAESCRRLITESAQAFADTTTLKEIRVAGRQFAMPGQLERLRRYHGEKSEWVLSAWVDTWLSNAFSQWSLNELLAKVKCPLLALHGDHDEYGSRQHPERICALVSGPSELQILHDCGHVPHREHTETVLAAITWFLALR; encoded by the coding sequence ATGCAGGAACTCTCTACTCGCCATCATTGGGTCGAAACTGAAAAGGGTCGACTCTTTGCACAAAGCTGGGATCCAAGTGCGGAATGTGGCATTCCCATCGTCCTCCTGCATGACTCGCTGGGTTGTGTGGCATTGTGGCGAGACTTCCCCGCGCGCCTGGCTCAAGCCAGTGGGCGACGAGTGATTGCGTACGACCGCTTGGGCTTTGGGCGCTCGTCGGCTTATCCGGGGAAGCTGCCGCCGAGTTTTATCGAAGATGAAGCTCACGGTGGTTTTCGCGCCCTTTGCCAGCAACTCAGCCTCAACCAGTTCGCCTTGTTCGGCCACAGTGTCGGTGGCGGCATGGCGGTCGGCTGTGCGGCAGCATATGCAGAGTCCTGTCGAAGGCTCATCACCGAGTCTGCGCAAGCCTTCGCGGATACCACGACGCTAAAAGAGATTCGTGTTGCCGGGCGACAATTCGCAATGCCTGGGCAGTTGGAGCGGCTCCGGCGCTATCACGGCGAGAAATCCGAATGGGTGCTTAGCGCCTGGGTCGACACCTGGTTGTCGAATGCCTTCAGCCAGTGGAGCCTCAATGAGCTTCTTGCCAAGGTCAAATGCCCGCTGCTTGCTCTGCACGGCGACCATGACGAGTACGGTTCACGGCAGCATCCTGAGCGCATCTGCGCTTTGGTATCCGGCCCAAGTGAGCTGCAGATTTTGCATGATTGCGGGCACGTCCCCCATCGAGAACATACGGAAACAGTGCTGGCAGCCATCACATGGTTTCTCGCTCTCAGATAA
- a CDS encoding DUF7660 family protein, protein MDLHEQLAEVMDATTFLAFVHALAADKRASNDWENTSVEAFLDAAIAWAEVSEFGIRQGLSPSNPWAQFATFLYCGKIYE, encoded by the coding sequence GTGGACCTTCATGAACAATTGGCCGAGGTCATGGACGCGACGACCTTCTTGGCTTTCGTCCACGCCCTAGCGGCTGATAAACGCGCAAGCAACGATTGGGAGAATACCAGCGTTGAAGCCTTCCTGGATGCTGCAATAGCTTGGGCCGAAGTCAGTGAATTTGGTATCCGCCAAGGGCTTTCACCTTCCAACCCGTGGGCGCAGTTCGCTACATTTCTTTACTGCGGAAAAATTTACGAGTAA
- a CDS encoding RNA polymerase sigma factor codes for MPQDRDHLISTFLDNREALKAYLVRHFGSTTIADDLTQETWLRVASRKIGERIGNPRAYIFRIARNLGMDIRRREALGIEVQADPVVVEMIPDCKCDPARKTESSRELQQVMQVIAELPPRCREVFILCRIDGLDHQQVAERLGISKSTVVSQMVKAMQRIEKAMS; via the coding sequence ATGCCGCAAGATCGCGATCATCTGATATCGACATTCCTGGACAACCGTGAAGCGCTCAAAGCCTACCTGGTGCGTCACTTCGGAAGTACGACCATCGCTGATGACCTGACCCAGGAAACCTGGCTGCGTGTGGCCAGCCGCAAGATAGGCGAGCGTATCGGCAACCCGCGGGCCTATATCTTCCGTATTGCCCGCAATCTCGGCATGGATATCCGCCGTCGTGAAGCCCTGGGCATCGAGGTGCAGGCCGACCCGGTGGTGGTCGAGATGATCCCGGACTGTAAATGCGACCCGGCGCGCAAGACCGAATCGAGCCGCGAGTTGCAACAGGTGATGCAGGTGATCGCCGAATTGCCGCCGCGCTGCCGCGAAGTCTTCATCCTGTGCCGTATCGATGGGCTAGATCACCAGCAGGTTGCCGAGCGCCTGGGCATTTCCAAAAGCACTGTAGTTTCTCAGATGGTCAAGGCTATGCAGCGCATCGAGAAAGCAATGTCATGA
- a CDS encoding FecR family protein — protein sequence MMNEHDSHTPLDQALEWCVRLQDAGATPAEHEAFAQWLAADPSHSVAWQRASQVWRAAGMAGHAQIATNRALRKRISRRTSIGLASAAAVLMAATVFALSPARWADYRTDVAQVRSWTLEDGSTVQLAPQTALSVNFSAGERRLHLYQGEAWFKVAANPARPFIVEAAGGNVRALGTAFDIQVLDGGANVTVTEHSVRVSRAGQQAEAGEGQALHFDAQGIGALRHVDTGQQLAWREQRLVFRDEPLTQVLQRLQSYSRAHLLLTDNSLAQLRVTAAMQAQEADAALQSLQVILPIRVTAVGPWLTLVRPVQR from the coding sequence ATGATGAACGAACACGACTCCCACACCCCCTTGGACCAGGCGCTTGAATGGTGCGTGCGCCTGCAGGATGCGGGGGCGACACCGGCCGAGCATGAGGCATTCGCGCAGTGGCTTGCCGCCGACCCCAGCCACTCGGTTGCCTGGCAGCGCGCCAGCCAGGTGTGGCGTGCGGCAGGGATGGCGGGCCACGCCCAAATTGCCACCAACCGCGCCTTGCGCAAGCGCATCTCCAGGCGCACGTCCATAGGATTGGCAAGCGCCGCTGCGGTGCTGATGGCCGCCACAGTATTCGCCCTTTCGCCGGCGCGCTGGGCAGATTACCGCACCGACGTGGCCCAGGTACGCAGTTGGACGCTGGAAGACGGTTCTACCGTACAACTGGCTCCGCAAACCGCACTGAGCGTGAATTTCAGCGCAGGTGAGCGTCGCCTGCATCTGTACCAGGGTGAAGCCTGGTTCAAAGTGGCGGCCAACCCGGCGCGGCCTTTCATCGTCGAAGCCGCAGGTGGCAATGTGCGCGCTTTGGGTACTGCGTTTGACATACAAGTGCTGGACGGCGGCGCGAACGTGACCGTGACCGAGCACAGCGTGCGGGTCAGCCGTGCGGGGCAGCAGGCCGAGGCTGGAGAGGGTCAGGCTCTGCATTTCGACGCGCAGGGCATTGGCGCATTAAGGCATGTCGATACCGGCCAACAGTTGGCCTGGCGTGAGCAACGCCTGGTATTCCGCGATGAGCCATTGACGCAGGTGTTGCAGCGTCTGCAATCGTATTCCCGCGCGCACTTGCTGCTGACAGACAATAGCCTCGCTCAGTTGCGGGTCACGGCAGCGATGCAAGCTCAAGAAGCCGATGCGGCGTTGCAGAGCTTGCAGGTTATCCTGCCGATTCGTGTCACCGCGGTGGGCCCGTGGTTGACTTTGGTACGCCCAGTACAGCGCTGA
- a CDS encoding TonB-dependent siderophore receptor: MPTPNTPFKPLLLVSALSCVCTFAAMPQAHAAGAVQAQTRTYSIAAQPLESAIAQWSASSGIQLFADGALTRGKTSNTVNGQYTASVALQQLLAGTGLGFVMANGKRAYLQQRSDNETAVQLGATTIEGQGLGMTSEHTGSYTTGAMQTATKLPTSLRETPQSVTVLTRQRMDDQNLQKLEDIATYTPGLTLRKTGGERPEFYSRGSAIDNIMIDGLPVAYDSDTLGTSMLAMYDHVEVVRGASGLMVGAGNPSGTLNLIRKRPTLTPQLSLTGSAGRWDDYRGEVDISNKLNDSGTLRGRFVGAYQDRNSFVDAYGNTRQLFYGITEYDLDPATTLTLGAWYNREDNPGADWNGLPTHPDGSFFDFSRSTRTAPNWTYWNKKNSSAFAEVEHRFDNDWKLRLNATWLRGDMDMLGGSLYTDENNAYHLNIGRYTYQHTQKSLDTYASGPFSLFGATHELVVGASWRRDETNDGPGGPGIGSDVIVDPQHFEPGAYPKPDIDNNWSRTGHEEQSSTYATVRFNLRDDLRLILGSRLDWYEYEQLTHSGGYSFGDDYKATRELTPYAGVIYDLNDTYSVYASWTRIFKPQAAQSASGSLLDPITGTNYEAGLKGEYFGGALNASAAVFQLVQENLAKSLPSAQCAPGVSACYEASGEVRTRGVDLEVGGELAPGWQLSAGYTYAAAEYTKSTGSAEKGERFDSETPYNLFKVFTTYRLPGELERWTVGGGWRTQSSAYTGFGVKQGGYSVSDFMIAYRPSPAWQLQANLNNAFDKHYYQNISNSWGANSFGDPRNLMLTVRYTPVF, encoded by the coding sequence ATGCCCACCCCTAACACCCCCTTCAAGCCATTGCTGCTGGTCAGCGCCTTGAGCTGCGTTTGCACGTTCGCCGCTATGCCGCAGGCACACGCGGCCGGCGCCGTGCAGGCGCAAACCCGCACCTACAGCATTGCCGCCCAGCCGCTGGAAAGCGCGATTGCGCAATGGTCGGCCAGCAGCGGCATCCAGCTGTTCGCCGACGGCGCATTGACCCGCGGCAAGACCAGCAACACCGTAAACGGCCAGTACACGGCCAGCGTTGCGCTGCAACAATTGCTGGCCGGCACTGGCCTGGGTTTCGTCATGGCCAATGGCAAACGCGCCTATCTGCAGCAACGCAGCGACAACGAAACGGCGGTGCAGTTAGGCGCGACCACCATTGAGGGGCAAGGCCTGGGCATGACCAGCGAGCACACCGGGTCGTACACCACCGGGGCTATGCAGACGGCGACCAAGTTGCCGACCTCGCTGCGCGAAACCCCGCAATCGGTGACAGTGCTGACCCGCCAGCGCATGGACGATCAGAACTTGCAGAAGCTTGAGGACATTGCCACCTACACGCCAGGCCTGACCCTGCGCAAGACAGGTGGCGAGCGCCCCGAGTTCTATTCGCGTGGGTCCGCCATCGACAACATCATGATCGATGGCCTGCCCGTGGCCTATGACAGTGATACCCTCGGTACCTCGATGCTAGCCATGTACGACCATGTGGAAGTGGTACGGGGTGCCTCGGGCTTGATGGTGGGGGCTGGCAACCCCTCTGGCACACTCAACCTGATACGCAAGCGCCCGACACTGACGCCGCAGTTGTCCCTTACCGGCAGCGCGGGGCGGTGGGACGACTATCGGGGGGAGGTCGATATCAGCAATAAGTTGAACGACAGCGGCACCCTGCGTGGCCGTTTCGTCGGCGCCTATCAGGACCGCAACAGTTTCGTCGACGCCTATGGCAATACGCGGCAGCTGTTCTATGGCATCACCGAATATGATCTGGACCCGGCCACTACCCTCACCCTTGGCGCCTGGTACAATCGCGAAGACAACCCCGGCGCTGATTGGAACGGGCTGCCTACCCACCCCGACGGCAGCTTTTTCGACTTTTCACGGTCGACGCGCACGGCGCCAAACTGGACGTACTGGAACAAGAAGAACAGCAGTGCATTCGCCGAGGTCGAGCACCGCTTCGACAATGACTGGAAGCTGCGCCTGAACGCCACCTGGCTGCGCGGCGACATGGACATGCTCGGCGGCAGCCTTTACACCGACGAGAACAATGCCTACCACCTGAACATCGGTCGCTACACCTACCAGCACACCCAGAAGAGCCTGGACACCTACGCTTCTGGTCCTTTCAGCTTGTTTGGCGCTACCCATGAACTGGTCGTCGGTGCCAGTTGGCGGCGCGACGAAACCAATGATGGCCCTGGCGGCCCGGGCATTGGCTCGGATGTGATCGTCGACCCGCAGCACTTTGAACCGGGTGCCTATCCCAAGCCTGATATAGACAACAACTGGTCGCGTACCGGGCATGAAGAACAATCGAGTACCTATGCCACGGTGCGTTTCAATCTGCGTGACGACCTGCGGCTGATTCTCGGCTCGCGTCTGGATTGGTACGAATACGAGCAGCTTACCCATTCAGGGGGATACAGCTTCGGTGACGATTACAAGGCTACCCGGGAACTCACACCCTACGCCGGCGTAATCTACGACTTGAACGACACTTACTCGGTGTACGCGAGCTGGACGCGGATCTTCAAGCCACAGGCTGCACAAAGCGCCAGCGGCAGCTTGCTGGATCCGATCACCGGCACTAACTATGAAGCCGGCCTCAAGGGTGAGTACTTCGGTGGCGCGCTGAACGCCAGCGCGGCGGTATTCCAGCTTGTGCAGGAAAACCTCGCCAAATCCTTGCCGTCCGCTCAATGTGCCCCTGGCGTCAGCGCCTGCTATGAGGCCAGTGGCGAAGTGCGAACCCGCGGTGTGGACTTGGAGGTGGGCGGAGAGCTGGCGCCTGGTTGGCAGCTGTCTGCTGGCTACACTTACGCAGCAGCGGAGTACACCAAGTCCACAGGCTCGGCAGAGAAGGGTGAGCGTTTCGACAGCGAGACACCCTACAACCTGTTCAAGGTATTCACCACCTACCGACTACCCGGTGAGCTCGAGCGTTGGACGGTGGGTGGTGGCTGGCGTACGCAGAGCAGCGCGTACACCGGCTTTGGGGTGAAACAGGGGGGCTATAGCGTAAGCGACTTCATGATCGCGTATCGGCCATCGCCCGCGTGGCAATTGCAGGCCAACCTGAACAATGCCTTCGACAAACACTATTACCAAAACATCAGCAACAGCTGGGGGGCCAACAGCTTCGGCGATCCGCGCAACCTGATGCTGACCGTGCGTTACACGCCTGTTTTTTGA
- a CDS encoding site-specific integrase, with protein sequence MVEAGAPTAEVIATAQQALAELRDLDGETKGFKRLDAWMGEQRLDAVSKLLIDQQLMWPLQERYALSFVRSVYGVLAVAFRQALRLELLAANPLAALKFTDFVRTRIRPKPARLRGDDVPGLLGRLTERFEVEPAGSMLALMMLCHGSRLGETRLARWRHLNLDAGRWFIPASDTKTKAEHTLPLTAQACALLRRYQRLQTAQGYTGPLLFPGSHGAPLSPSKASTLFSDLAQGAWSSHDLRKVARTAWTDLGVDYMVGELLLNHAMKDLDATYIHTTAEALKRRALEAWHQQLDQQGFAALHAET encoded by the coding sequence ATGGTGGAGGCGGGCGCTCCCACCGCCGAGGTGATCGCCACCGCGCAACAGGCCCTGGCCGAACTGCGTGACCTGGACGGCGAGACCAAGGGCTTCAAGCGCTTGGACGCGTGGATGGGGGAGCAGCGCCTGGACGCGGTCAGCAAGCTACTGATCGACCAGCAGCTGATGTGGCCGCTGCAGGAGCGTTACGCCCTGTCCTTCGTGCGTTCGGTCTATGGCGTGCTCGCGGTGGCGTTCCGTCAGGCCCTACGCCTGGAGCTGCTGGCGGCCAACCCGCTGGCGGCGCTGAAGTTCACCGACTTCGTGCGGACGCGGATCCGGCCCAAGCCGGCGCGGCTGCGCGGGGATGATGTGCCGGGTCTGCTGGGACGGCTGACTGAACGTTTCGAGGTCGAGCCGGCGGGTAGCATGCTGGCGTTGATGATGCTGTGCCATGGCTCGCGCTTGGGGGAGACCCGGCTGGCCCGCTGGCGCCACCTCAACCTCGACGCGGGGCGCTGGTTCATTCCGGCGAGCGACACCAAGACCAAGGCTGAGCACACACTGCCACTGACCGCCCAGGCCTGTGCGCTGCTGCGCCGCTACCAGCGCCTGCAGACCGCCCAAGGCTACACGGGGCCGTTGCTGTTCCCCGGCAGCCACGGTGCGCCGTTGAGCCCGAGCAAGGCCAGCACCCTGTTCAGCGACCTGGCCCAGGGCGCATGGTCGAGCCACGACCTCAGGAAGGTAGCCCGCACGGCGTGGACCGACCTCGGTGTGGATTACATGGTCGGTGAGCTGCTGCTCAACCACGCCATGAAGGACCTGGACGCCACCTATATCCACACCACCGCCGAGGCCCTGAAACGCCGCGCCCTGGAGGCCTGGCATCAGCAGCTCGACCAGCAGGGTTTCGCCGCGCTGCACGCCGAGACATAG